The genome window aGTGGACCTGGATAAGTTTTCCAGTTTtgggtcctttccaatccaaatcattctatgaccCTGGTTTTCCCTTCCCACTGCATTTTCAAGGCACAGTCCCATTCAGGTGTCATTTTAAGCACAGGCCTTCCAAAACCAGCCATGGCCAAGCAGCAGCTCGTGGCCCTTACCCACCTACCCCAGGCTCTTGCTGTTCTCTTCCAGAAGAGTGCAGGGGGAGGAAATAAAGAGCTTCCCTCCAGCTGCCATCCCAGGACAGACAAACCCCTGTGCCCCACTTGGGGGCCTGGACGGGGCTGCTTGGCTGCTCATCCAGGTGTGGAAGCCCTGTCCTGACAGCCCTGACAGCAGTGCTTAGGGGACAAACAAGTTTCACTCCCAAACACAAAACAGCTCCACACCACAGCAATGATGGCCCAGCAGATCCATTTCCAGTCTGGCATTAACCCATCCTGCCTGTTAATTGCTATGAAGATCCTACCTCAGGCATGAGAGCATCCAGTGAGGGTAGGTGGGATGTGCACTCCATCACAAATTCTTCCATCAGACCCACAGAGATTCCTCCAACACCAGCCTGCTGCACCTTGCTGCACTGTATATCTGGCAATGGGATAAATGCCTGTCCTGGGATAAATGCCACCAAGGCATGGGCCACACcagtcactgctgtcacccCTTGCACAtccacatgccccccttcccatctcctccccaCAGGGACCGCATTGCTCGGATCGGTCTGGGCGTGATCCTGAACTTAGCCAAGGAGAGGGACATCCCCCAGCTGGCCCAGAGCCTCTCTGGGATCCTGGAGCACATGTTCAAGCACACAGAGGAGACCTGCTTCCAGCTCATCTCGGACGGAGGCCTGGACACCATCCTGTACTGGTGCCGCTGGACGGACCACGCCGTGCTGCGCCACTGCGCCATGGCCTTGGCCAACTGTGCCATGTACGGGGGCCAGGCCAACCAGCGCCTGATGATTgagaaaaaggcagcagagtggcTCTTCCCCCTGGCCTTCTCCAAAGATGACGAGCTGATCCGGCTGCACGCCTGCCTGGCCATCACGGTGCTGGCCACCAACAAGGAGATCGAGAAGGAGGTGGAGCGCTCGGGGACGCTGGCTCTGGTGGAGCCCTTCATCGCCTCGCTGGACCCCGAGCAGTTTGCCTGCCAGATGCTGGGCAGCAGTGACAACATCCAGGGGAGGACAGCGCAGGACCTGCAGCGCCTGGTGCCCCTGCTggacagctccaggctggaggcTCAGTGCATCGCCGCCTTCTACCTGTGCACCGAGGCTGCCATCAAAGCCAGGCAGAAGAAAACACAGGTAAAGGGTAGGTTGGCCTGGAGGAGGGTGATGACAAAGGGAAGGGGTGGCACAGTTGCGTCTTGGTGTGTTTTGGTCCTCACCCGGCCCAGCACAGCTTGTTGGGAAGCGTGGCAGTcgtattttctggaaaaatcattttgcccaggattcttctcctgggaagctgagacacctcagagaaaaaggaaaacaatatttatctcatttgcttctcctgtattttgctactttggaatgtggttgttTATCCAgcaggtggttgtttcattggtttaatgtgaattgttttgactcattggccaattaCAGTCAAGCTGGGTcggggctctggaaagagtcatgagTCTTAATTAGTATCTTTTAGTATCacttctgtattctttagtatagtttaagtatcctgtaagtatcctttctgtattctttagtatagtttggTATAgttttagtttagtattctttaacataatatagtaacataaaataataaattagccttctaagaacatggagtcagatttatcattccttccttcatctggaACAACAGGGAAGAGGATGAGGGGAGACAAAGTGACGTCTCCTCCCTTTGTGTCCCCAGATTTTCAGTGAGATTGGGGCTACGCAGAGCCTGAAGAGGATTGTGTGCTactccaccagcagcaccacctcCTCCCTGGCCAAAAAGGTGCTGCGCCTGATAGGGGAGGAGGTTCCTCGGCGCATCCTGCCCACGGTTCCCAACTGGAAATCCTGCGAGGTGCAGACGTGGCTGCAGCAGATTGGATTCAACAAATACTGCCAGAGATTCCTGgtagggctctgtgctgggggaggGACATTTCTGCCCCATCTCGCAGCAGAGGTGCAAGCATCTCACCCAGCTTTTCCTGGGACCTTTCCAGCCTGGGTTTCTCTTGGCAGGATCACCAGGTGGATGGGGACATTCTCCTGAGGCTgacagaggaggagctgcagaaggatttggggatggaCTCCAGCATCACTCGGAAAAGGTAGGGCCACCACCAGGGCACACTGGAGACTGCCTCGGGGCCACCACCacagtggcagagcagggacaaggtctctgcctttcccttccTGCAAAAACAGGAACGGAGATCCTCCAAATGCAAAACCTGGACTGCCAGGGCTTTTCCACTGAACTTTTTGCAGTCACAGAGAGATTTCTGTAATGGGACCACTGCACAGCAGAGGTGTGGGTGGGGGAAAGACCACCtatggcacagggcaggtgggaTCATGCAAGTTACGCAGAAAGATGGGAACTTACCCTTAGCTGAGCTCCTCACACCTCAGTGTACAGAGGATCAGCACTCCCGTGCAGCTGTTCCTCTGTTTCCTCTTCCTGGAGCTCATCCTTCACCCCAGCATGGAGCTGCACTCCCTCCTGAGCAGGTAAAATGTTGGAATCCGAAATGCAGGGAACTCTCAGAACTTTGGGCCTGTAAGCCAAAGAATTAAACATAGGATTTGACTTGCGACTTTGGAAAAAGCTTCCAAGCTTAGATGCTAGAAGTAAGAATGTGGATTTATAGTTTAAACTAGAGACATGTTAAGAAGAGgaaagtttagagttttagagtttaagatacagaaaaaataaaagtagttacAAAGGTAAACAAGATTTTTAGAATGTAGTACTGTAGGTTTGTGTGTTATAACATAGTTGGTTAAGAAAACTTACATTGTAGCATGAGTCCATAAGACAAAATAGGAGGATTGAGTTAAGGATTAAGGATTAAGTTAAAagcataaatatccttgttagCAGTGTTTTATTGGTCCATAAATCCTTAAAAAGTCTTGTAACTGCAAGTCTTGTGACCTCCTGAACCGTGCAGTAAAGATGTGAGCCgaactcacccttcctgcctatgcagaaaataagaaaaacaaaccatatCCCCTAAAACAACTCAGAGGTCCCGTCTCTAACTCATTCTAAACTCCTTCAAAAATCCCATAGTGGTACCACGTGTCTCTAAGTGCTGCTCTGTGatggtgttcgcaggggtcttaggatgagggaagagatgagaatgttgactccatgtttcagaaggcttgatttattatttcatgacatatattattattaaatctatatttattaatatatattttatatatatttatatttaatatatttatatttaataatatagaTTTaacaatatatattattaaatctatattattaaatatattattattaaaactctactaaaagaatagaagaaaggatttcatcagaaggctagctaagaatagaaaaagaatgataacaaaggcttgtgactgatcgagacagtccagacagctgggctgtgattggccattaattacaaacaaccccatgagaccaatcccagatgcacctgttgcattccacagcagcagataaccattgttcacattttgttcctgaggcctctcagctcctcaggagaaaaaatcctaaggaaaggatttttcagaaaagatcaTGGCTACACTGCTCCACTTGTCCCTCCAACCAGGTTTTTCCGGGAGCTGACGGAGCTCAAGACCTTCGCCAACTACTCCACCTGTGACCGCAGCAACCTGGCCGACTGGCTGGGGGGCATCGAGCCCAAATTCCGGCAGTACACCTACAACCTGCTCACCTGCGGCATCGACCGCAACTTCCTGCACCGCGTGacggagcagcagctgcaggaggactgCCACATCCACACCGGCTTCCACCGCGTCCGCATCCTCACCGCGGCCAGGGGTGCGCCTGCCCGGCAGGGAACGGGCTGGAGGGGTGTTTGGGATGAGCTGCTGTTGGAGCAATGTTGTGATTTTAGGATTCACTTCAGAAACTTGGTTCTTCTTGTGATGATTCTCTGCTAGGTGTGTCAGtcacttctttctctctgttctCTTGCTCCTTGGTGAGTATTGTCTGTCAGTCTTGGCGTTCTAGAAGGGCGTGGAGTGATTAAACagattcaaaagatgcctcttACCCCAggggggacattgggccatTCAGGTGTCTTTTGTCCCTTGTGCTTGGTTGGTGGTCTTTgtgttctttctctcttcttctcttaCAGGTAACAGGGCAAGCAAACCACGTGGTCgagagttctgttggagctggtgctggattcagaggcctgagggctagaataaagctctggatccaaaccctccatcagaactgACTCTTTTCTTTCACCACTGCCTTAAAGCTGCTCTGCCAGAGGGAAACTCAAGGAGCAGGCCCTGTTATGGGGTCCATTCTGCAGCCACCAGAGCTCTTGCATGCCCAGACTTGCTTCTAAGTGCCCAGCTGCAACATCCAGCTGGCCAAAAGTGGCTCTGGGGTGAAAACACTACAGTTGCCACTatttggtcaagcagcaagggctaGACAAGCTCAGGCATGTCTCGTCTGGCTATATTGGTAATTATTCCAAGAGAGTATTACCAATATAGCGGACGGGATGTGCCTTGGCTTGTCTGGCCCATGGTGCTGAATCAAATTGCACtaactgtggtgtttcaccccacagacacttttggctgcctgggtgtgtggtgtttcaccccacagacacttttggctgcctgggtgtgtggtgtttcaccccacagacacttttgcctggctgggtgctgcagctgggcatgTGGAACCAAGTCCAGGcttgcaggagctctggtggtgaTGGGATGGAGCTTTcccccataacaggggctgctcctcaggtttccctctgtggagaagctttaaggccatggtgaaggaaaggagtcggttctgatgaagggtttggatccagagctttattctggccctcaggcctctgaatccAGCACCAGttccaacagaactccctgagcccgtggttgctgctcctttgaatcccggggagaggggagggaaggggcagggagccaccaagcagggacaggaggggaggtctcaagggacaaaggacacctgaaTGGCCCAATGCCCCCCCAGGGGTAGAGGACATCCTTTGGATCTCCCAATCACTCCACGccttctggaattccaggattgacagacagtgctgggaggggtcagggaggggaaaggcGAGGTGattgacacacctgggagggaatcTTCAGGGGAGGGACCCGGGTTTCCGAGGTAAACCCTGAAATCACAACTCACCAAGCTGCTGGTTTGTAACTTCTGGTGGTGGTTTTGTGCTTCTAGAGACGCTGCACTCGCCCATCACGCTGCAAACCACGACCAACGGGACCGACGTGTTCATCAGCTACCGCAGGAGCACCGGCTCGCAGCTGGCCAggtgagccctgcagggaaCGGAGAGGCCCTGGGGAAGGTGGGTGGTCAGCTGTGGGAAAAGTGGggaatggggaggagggagaggctgccaaaagctgcagaggaaatgGGG of Molothrus aeneus isolate 106 chromosome 20, BPBGC_Maene_1.0, whole genome shotgun sequence contains these proteins:
- the SARM1 gene encoding NAD(+) hydrolase SARM1, which translates into the protein MLALLLSLHTLGRSLAMASAELLAVPGCASRAGGGSGGVSPGVGGEVREALERVLPVLRRAIGHATRADTAQGLRAALSEVFRLVEEAWGMPAVGRDVAKVLCDVIRLEGGLDLLLNLLYTAELETKCQAGKLLEQILVAENRDRIARIGLGVILNLAKERDIPQLAQSLSGILEHMFKHTEETCFQLISDGGLDTILYWCRWTDHAVLRHCAMALANCAMYGGQANQRLMIEKKAAEWLFPLAFSKDDELIRLHACLAITVLATNKEIEKEVERSGTLALVEPFIASLDPEQFACQMLGSSDNIQGRTAQDLQRLVPLLDSSRLEAQCIAAFYLCTEAAIKARQKKTQIFSEIGATQSLKRIVCYSTSSTTSSLAKKVLRLIGEEVPRRILPTVPNWKSCEVQTWLQQIGFNKYCQRFLDHQVDGDILLRLTEEELQKDLGMDSSITRKRFFRELTELKTFANYSTCDRSNLADWLGGIEPKFRQYTYNLLTCGIDRNFLHRVTEQQLQEDCHIHTGFHRVRILTAARETLHSPITLQTTTNGTDVFISYRRSTGSQLASLLKVHLQLHGFSVFIDVEKLEAGKFEDKLIQSVLSARNFVLVLSPNALDKCMEDPECKDWVHKEIVTALNSGKNIVPVTDHFEWPDPETLPKDMRAVLKFNGIMWSHEYQEATIDKIIRFLQGRSSRDSSAGSENGLDCLHSLGQS